In one Desulfovermiculus halophilus DSM 18834 genomic region, the following are encoded:
- a CDS encoding sugar transferase encodes MMKRVFDLVLATTGLLVTSPLLIAVAIWVKRDSDGPVFYRPLRAGRHGKPFKIYKFRSMVVNADQVGGPTTSGSDPRVTRSGRFIRACKIDELSQLINVVRGEMSLVGPRPEVVWKVKKYTEEEKKTLEMRPGITDWASIWNSDEGGVLEGAPDPDAVYEEVIRPTKMKLQLYYYQTQSVGKDLKIIFATIYRILNKNWSPMELTGYPSFDELRAQALQVIERQKQDTKQEDEVQNG; translated from the coding sequence ATGATGAAACGTGTCTTCGATTTGGTGTTAGCAACAACCGGCTTGCTTGTGACCTCTCCTCTTTTAATAGCTGTTGCTATTTGGGTGAAACGGGATTCTGATGGTCCTGTCTTTTACCGACCATTACGGGCTGGGAGACATGGGAAGCCATTTAAGATTTACAAGTTTCGGTCCATGGTTGTAAATGCTGATCAAGTAGGCGGCCCGACAACCTCAGGCAGTGATCCCCGGGTTACTCGAAGCGGACGTTTCATACGTGCTTGCAAGATTGATGAACTTTCCCAGTTGATCAATGTGGTGCGTGGAGAAATGAGCTTGGTCGGCCCACGTCCGGAAGTTGTCTGGAAGGTTAAAAAGTATACTGAAGAAGAAAAAAAGACTTTAGAGATGAGACCGGGCATAACTGATTGGGCCTCAATATGGAACTCCGACGAAGGAGGAGTTCTTGAGGGTGCCCCTGACCCTGATGCAGTTTATGAAGAGGTCATACGCCCGACCAAAATGAAGCTTCAACTGTATTATTATCAAACTCAGTCAGTTGGAAAAGATCTCAAAATCATTTTTGCGACAATTTATCGCATATTAAATAAAAACTGGTCGCCAATGGAACTTACAGGTTACCCGTCTTTTGACGAACTCAGGGCTCAGGCCCTTCAAGTAATTGAGCGACAGAAACAGGATACGAAACAAGAAGATGAGGTTCAAAATGGCTGA